A DNA window from Sporohalobacter salinus contains the following coding sequences:
- a CDS encoding pyruvate, water dikinase regulatory protein, with the protein MSKALAFIVSDSIGETARQVVEAAATQFNSTTSVEFERFSYVTDYEDVSEVIKEAKDQKSLIAFTLINPDLREYLKTEADEADIEYVDIMGPMMQTLANVLNISPKLQPGLVRKLDEEYFKKVDAIEFTVKYDDRNDIEGIYKSDIVLVGISRTSKTPMSIYLSYRGYKVANIPLVPEVTPPEVLFDNPSRKVIGLTIDSKTLNGIRQERLKSLGLNVRSDYASLKRISKELNYAANIFRRIGCPVVDVSNKSVEESANTVLKLIRD; encoded by the coding sequence ATGTCTAAAGCGTTAGCTTTTATAGTGTCTGATTCTATTGGTGAGACGGCCCGTCAAGTAGTAGAAGCAGCAGCAACCCAATTTAATAGTACAACATCTGTAGAATTTGAGAGATTCTCTTATGTTACAGATTATGAGGATGTATCAGAAGTTATTAAGGAAGCTAAAGATCAAAAAAGCTTAATTGCTTTTACTTTAATTAATCCTGATTTAAGAGAGTACTTGAAGACAGAAGCAGATGAAGCAGATATTGAATATGTAGATATCATGGGTCCAATGATGCAAACTCTAGCCAATGTTTTGAATATTTCTCCTAAATTACAGCCGGGATTGGTAAGGAAATTAGATGAAGAATATTTTAAAAAGGTAGATGCTATTGAATTTACTGTTAAATATGATGATAGAAATGATATTGAGGGGATTTACAAGTCAGATATAGTTTTAGTTGGTATTTCTAGAACTTCAAAAACTCCAATGTCTATCTATCTTTCTTATCGTGGATATAAGGTAGCCAATATACCATTAGTTCCTGAAGTGACACCGCCCGAGGTATTATTTGATAATCCTAGCCGAAAAGTAATTGGTTTGACAATTGATTCAAAAACTTTAAATGGAATTAGACAAGAAAGATTAAAGTCGTTAGGTTTGAATGTAAGGTCTGATTATGCTTCTTTAAAGCGGATTTCTAAAGAGTTAAATTATGCTGCTAATATTTTTCGGAGAATTGGTTGTCCAGTGGTCGATGTTAGCAACAAATCAGTAGAAGAATCAGCTAATACTGTATTGAAATTAATTCGCGATTAA
- the glyS gene encoding glycine--tRNA ligase subunit beta, producing MSKDNLLLEIGTEEIPAGFMEPTFEQLEKLATKLFEQYRIEIGSVATYGTPRRLVLLINEVNSEQDDLTKEVKGPAKNIAFDDDGNPTKAGTGFARGQGLTVDELEVRDTDNGEYLFAVQTEKGKSTEELLPDILTELIEDLNFAKSMRWADKDMRFIRPIHWILALYDDKKVELEIADIEADTYTKGHRFLSTGQIEIDSVDNYFDRLREEYVIVDQNERREMIVQQITELGKEAGGEVLIDEGLLKEVNYLVEYPTALIGNFDEEFLELPREVLITSMREHQRYFPVEDENGDLMARFITVRNGSKDHIDIVKEGNEKVLRARLADGMFFYEEDQKESLEDKVDELKNIIFQEDLGTIYEKVERLVKLSEVFAEKLNLSEKEINDSKRAAYLSKADLVTEMVIEFPKLEGVMGQEYARLSGENKAVADAIFEHYLPRHATDILPQTKSGQIVSIADKIDNIVGCFGVGLIPTGSQDPYALRRQAQGIVKIILAADLRLNLDELINNALDLFVDGEKLERDLDEVKTEILDFFKQRLERILEERGVRYDVSDAVLDIDITDINGAVKRAEAVMEFRSKEEFENLLAAYNRAGNLAEKAVSEEINSELFIDKSEEKLYAAYQSTKDILEKLLADSDYTSALDELVTLQEPIDNFFNSVMVMADDEAVKENRLALLKNIVGAFTKVADFSNIVVD from the coding sequence ATGAGTAAAGATAACTTATTATTAGAGATTGGAACTGAGGAGATTCCAGCTGGATTTATGGAGCCTACTTTTGAACAATTAGAAAAGCTAGCAACTAAATTATTTGAGCAGTATCGCATTGAGATTGGGTCAGTAGCTACTTACGGGACTCCTCGCCGATTAGTTCTTTTAATTAATGAAGTTAACAGTGAGCAGGATGATTTAACAAAAGAAGTTAAAGGGCCTGCTAAAAATATTGCTTTTGATGATGATGGAAATCCAACAAAAGCAGGAACTGGATTTGCTAGAGGACAAGGACTTACAGTTGATGAATTAGAGGTTCGAGATACCGATAATGGAGAATATCTATTTGCTGTTCAGACCGAGAAAGGAAAGTCGACTGAAGAATTACTACCTGATATTTTGACAGAGTTAATTGAGGACTTGAATTTTGCTAAATCCATGCGTTGGGCTGATAAAGATATGCGTTTCATAAGACCAATTCATTGGATTTTAGCGCTTTATGATGATAAGAAAGTTGAATTAGAAATAGCAGATATTGAAGCTGATACATATACTAAGGGACATCGCTTTTTGAGCACAGGTCAGATAGAAATAGATTCTGTGGATAATTATTTTGATAGATTAAGGGAAGAATATGTAATTGTTGATCAAAATGAGCGTAGAGAGATGATTGTCCAGCAGATTACTGAATTAGGTAAAGAAGCTGGAGGAGAGGTCTTAATTGATGAAGGTTTGCTTAAAGAGGTTAATTATTTAGTAGAGTATCCGACTGCTTTAATAGGAAATTTTGATGAAGAATTTTTAGAACTGCCGCGGGAAGTCTTAATTACTTCTATGCGAGAACATCAACGATACTTTCCTGTAGAAGATGAGAATGGAGACTTAATGGCCCGCTTTATTACTGTTAGAAATGGTTCTAAAGATCATATTGATATTGTAAAAGAAGGAAATGAAAAGGTGCTTAGAGCTCGATTAGCCGATGGCATGTTCTTTTATGAAGAAGATCAGAAAGAATCCTTAGAAGATAAGGTCGATGAATTAAAGAATATTATCTTTCAAGAAGATTTGGGAACTATCTATGAAAAGGTAGAGAGGTTAGTTAAGTTGAGTGAAGTATTTGCTGAGAAATTAAATTTAAGTGAAAAAGAAATTAATGATAGTAAACGGGCAGCATATTTATCAAAAGCAGACTTAGTTACTGAAATGGTGATTGAGTTTCCTAAATTAGAAGGAGTTATGGGGCAGGAATATGCTAGATTGTCCGGGGAAAATAAAGCTGTAGCAGATGCTATTTTTGAACATTATCTCCCGCGTCATGCTACTGATATTTTGCCGCAGACTAAGAGTGGACAGATAGTAAGTATTGCTGACAAGATTGATAATATTGTTGGATGTTTTGGAGTTGGTTTAATTCCAACGGGATCTCAAGACCCTTACGCTTTACGCCGTCAGGCACAAGGAATTGTAAAGATTATTTTAGCTGCTGATTTAAGACTTAATTTAGATGAATTAATAAATAATGCTTTGGACTTATTTGTTGATGGAGAGAAGTTAGAACGTGATTTAGATGAAGTTAAAACTGAAATTTTGGATTTCTTTAAACAGCGTCTAGAACGCATACTAGAAGAACGTGGAGTTAGATATGATGTTTCTGATGCAGTTTTAGATATTGATATTACTGATATTAATGGTGCAGTAAAGCGAGCTGAAGCTGTAATGGAGTTTAGAAGTAAAGAAGAATTCGAAAATTTACTTGCTGCCTATAATCGTGCTGGTAATTTGGCAGAAAAAGCTGTTAGTGAGGAGATTAATTCGGAGTTATTTATTGATAAATCTGAAGAAAAGTTATATGCAGCTTATCAATCCACTAAAGATATATTAGAAAAGTTATTGGCAGATAGTGATTATACTTCTGCTTTAGATGAGTTAGTAACTTTGCAGGAACCAATTGATAACTTCTTCAATTCAGTGATGGTAATGGCCGATGATGAAGCTGTAAAAGAGAATCGACTAGCTTTATTAAAGAATATTGTTGGTGCTTTTACTAAGGTAGCTGATTTTTCTAATATTGTAGTTGATTAA
- a CDS encoding flavodoxin family protein, with amino-acid sequence MLIVGLNGSPNDAGNTEFLLDKALNAAEQLGAEIESIQVSSGLKEIAEPYCTVCSQPCTRVCYEGTELEKQYELLIEADGLIIGSPVYFGTISAQLKAFWDMTRDLRSQNSLLNTVGGAITVGAARYGGQETTLKAIHDLMLVQGMIVIGDGDSESDAGHQGAAGQRKSVEDKNAHKRAKIIGRRVVKVSEATANLR; translated from the coding sequence ATGTTAATAGTTGGCCTGAATGGTAGTCCTAATGATGCTGGAAATACTGAATTTTTATTAGATAAAGCTCTAAATGCTGCTGAACAATTAGGAGCTGAAATAGAATCAATTCAAGTTTCATCTGGTTTAAAAGAAATTGCAGAGCCTTACTGTACTGTTTGTTCTCAGCCTTGTACTAGAGTTTGTTATGAAGGAACTGAGCTGGAAAAACAGTATGAATTGTTGATTGAAGCTGATGGATTGATTATTGGTAGTCCGGTTTATTTTGGGACTATTAGTGCTCAACTAAAAGCTTTTTGGGATATGACCCGTGATTTACGAAGCCAAAATAGTTTATTAAATACTGTGGGAGGAGCAATAACAGTTGGGGCAGCCAGATATGGAGGACAAGAAACTACTTTAAAAGCTATACATGATTTAATGTTAGTTCAGGGTATGATAGTTATAGGTGATGGTGATAGTGAAAGCGATGCTGGACATCAAGGAGCAGCTGGACAGCGAAAGTCAGTCGAAGATAAAAATGCTCATAAAAGAGCTAAAATTATAGGAAGAAGAGTAGTGAAGGTTTCAGAAGCAACAGCGAACCTACGTTAA
- the ppdK gene encoding pyruvate, phosphate dikinase — MNSEKKYIYSFEEGSLDLKPILGGKGASLGEMTSLGLPVPSGMTLTTEACNLYFENDEKLPEFLKEGTKEYLKDLEEKTGKNFGDDDNPLLLSVRSGAIISMPGMMDTILNLGLNDTSVQGLAKETNDERFAYDCYRRFIQMFGDVVLGIEGYKFGRTLDILKEEVDADSDLDLTTENLKELVDQYKNIIKDEAGVDFPQDPMEQLITAIEAVFGSWNNNRAIVYRDAHDIAHDLGTAVNIQTMVFGNMGDNCGTGVVFTRDPSTGTNELYGEYLLNAQGEDVVAGIRTPQSIQTLKEEKPGVFDQLVEVTETLEEHYQDMQDIEFTIENGQLYLLQTRTGKRTAKAAIKIAADMADEGLIDKEESLLRIDPEHIEKVLHKQIDPEADPEVIAKGLPASPGAAAGKVIFSADEAEKISEQGEKVVLVSLETTPEDIGGVIASQGVLTTRGGMTSHAAVVARGMGKPCVCGCEEIKIDFEAEEFLVGNRRITKGDHITINGGTGEVMIGNVEMTEPRLSVESRKILKWANEAKELGIRTNADNGPDAKKAFEFGAEGIGLCRTEHMFMAANRVPLVQQLILSESEVEKEEALTELEPMQRSDFEEIFTEMKGKPVTVRLLDPPLHEFLPDIVELVEEITELKYAEEDNKEELNKKQKLLRKVKEMNESNPMLGLRGCRLGIIVPEIYEMQVRAIFKAVVNVIKEGVEVQPEIMLPLVTHVNEFKRLRKRVDKVAEEIMVEADIELDYKVGTMIELPRACMTADEIAEEADFFSFGTNDLTQTTFGFSRDDSESKFLHHYLEEGILEDNPFVSLDPNGVGKLVRMATDSGRQTNNDLKVGICGEHGGEPKSIALCQEYGLDYVSCSPYRVPVARLAAAQAKIKSDRE; from the coding sequence ATGAATTCAGAAAAAAAGTATATTTATTCCTTTGAAGAAGGATCTTTAGATTTAAAGCCTATTTTGGGAGGAAAAGGTGCTAGCTTAGGAGAGATGACCAGCTTAGGTTTGCCTGTACCTTCAGGAATGACTTTAACTACTGAAGCCTGTAATTTATACTTTGAAAATGATGAAAAGTTACCTGAATTTTTAAAAGAAGGTACTAAAGAATACTTAAAAGATTTAGAAGAAAAAACAGGTAAAAACTTTGGTGATGATGATAATCCTTTATTGCTTTCTGTACGTTCTGGGGCTATAATTTCTATGCCTGGCATGATGGATACTATTTTGAATTTAGGATTAAATGATACTTCTGTTCAGGGTTTAGCTAAAGAAACTAATGATGAACGCTTTGCTTATGATTGTTATCGTCGTTTTATTCAGATGTTTGGAGATGTAGTTTTAGGAATTGAAGGTTATAAATTTGGTCGAACTTTAGATATCTTAAAAGAGGAAGTAGATGCAGATAGCGATTTAGATCTTACTACAGAAAATTTAAAGGAGTTAGTTGATCAATATAAGAATATAATTAAAGATGAAGCAGGGGTTGATTTTCCTCAAGACCCGATGGAACAGTTAATTACAGCTATAGAGGCTGTTTTTGGTTCCTGGAATAATAATCGTGCTATTGTTTATCGTGATGCTCATGATATTGCTCATGATTTAGGAACAGCTGTTAATATTCAAACTATGGTCTTTGGTAATATGGGGGATAATTGTGGAACTGGAGTTGTCTTTACTCGTGATCCATCAACTGGTACTAATGAATTGTACGGAGAATATTTACTAAATGCTCAGGGTGAAGATGTAGTAGCTGGAATCAGAACTCCGCAGTCAATCCAGACATTAAAGGAAGAAAAGCCAGGAGTTTTCGATCAATTAGTAGAAGTGACTGAAACTTTAGAAGAGCACTATCAGGATATGCAGGATATTGAGTTTACTATTGAGAATGGACAGTTATACTTATTACAGACTAGAACTGGAAAACGAACTGCTAAAGCAGCTATTAAAATAGCAGCTGATATGGCTGATGAGGGCTTAATTGATAAAGAAGAATCTCTTCTTAGAATAGATCCAGAACATATTGAAAAAGTATTGCATAAACAAATTGACCCAGAGGCAGATCCAGAAGTAATTGCCAAAGGGCTACCTGCTTCTCCTGGAGCTGCTGCAGGAAAAGTAATCTTTTCAGCAGATGAAGCTGAAAAGATAAGTGAACAAGGGGAAAAAGTAGTTTTAGTTAGTTTAGAAACAACACCAGAAGATATTGGCGGAGTTATTGCTTCGCAAGGTGTATTGACTACTCGCGGAGGTATGACTAGTCATGCTGCAGTAGTAGCTCGAGGAATGGGGAAACCATGTGTCTGTGGTTGTGAAGAGATTAAAATTGATTTTGAAGCTGAGGAGTTCTTAGTTGGAAATCGCCGGATAACAAAAGGAGATCATATTACTATTAATGGTGGAACAGGCGAAGTTATGATTGGTAATGTAGAAATGACCGAACCGCGTCTTAGCGTAGAAAGTCGTAAAATATTAAAGTGGGCTAATGAAGCTAAAGAATTAGGTATTCGAACTAATGCGGATAATGGTCCTGATGCCAAAAAAGCTTTTGAATTTGGAGCAGAAGGAATTGGTCTCTGTAGAACAGAGCATATGTTTATGGCGGCTAATAGAGTACCATTAGTACAACAATTAATTTTAAGTGAATCAGAGGTAGAAAAAGAAGAGGCTTTAACTGAATTAGAACCGATGCAGCGTAGTGATTTTGAAGAGATCTTTACTGAAATGAAAGGGAAGCCGGTAACGGTTCGACTTTTAGATCCACCGCTACATGAGTTTTTACCTGACATAGTAGAATTGGTAGAAGAGATAACTGAATTAAAATATGCAGAGGAAGATAATAAAGAAGAATTAAATAAAAAGCAGAAATTATTGCGTAAAGTGAAGGAAATGAATGAATCAAATCCTATGTTAGGTTTAAGAGGATGTCGCTTAGGAATTATAGTCCCTGAAATTTATGAGATGCAGGTTAGAGCAATATTTAAAGCTGTAGTCAATGTAATTAAAGAAGGAGTAGAGGTTCAGCCTGAAATTATGCTGCCATTAGTTACTCATGTTAATGAATTTAAGAGATTACGTAAACGTGTAGATAAGGTAGCAGAGGAAATAATGGTTGAAGCAGATATTGAATTGGATTATAAAGTAGGTACTATGATTGAATTACCGCGGGCCTGTATGACAGCTGATGAAATTGCTGAAGAAGCAGATTTCTTCTCTTTTGGAACTAATGATTTAACACAGACAACTTTCGGCTTTAGTAGAGATGATTCTGAAAGTAAATTTCTACATCATTATTTAGAAGAGGGGATTCTAGAAGATAATCCATTTGTTAGTTTAGATCCTAATGGTGTTGGAAAACTTGTTAGAATGGCTACTGATTCCGGAAGACAAACAAATAATGATCTGAAAGTAGGTATTTGTGGTGAGCATGGTGGAGAGCCAAAATCAATTGCTCTTTGTCAAGAATATGGTCTTGATTATGTAAGTTGCTCTCCGTATCGTGTACCGGTAGCACGCTTAGCAGCTGCTCAAGCTAAGATTAAAAGTGATAGAGAATAA
- a CDS encoding DUF4342 domain-containing protein: MQDINQKLEKIDLIRERTKASYREAKEALEKANGDVLEAVVKLEEEHLKHKKEFQVAGNRLIEKIKELIKKGNVTKIQVKKEEQVVFSLPVTVGVIGTVFYPPLAVLGLAATLVGQYTLEVEYKEATEE; encoded by the coding sequence ATGCAAGATATAAACCAGAAGTTAGAGAAAATAGACCTTATTAGAGAACGGACTAAAGCTAGCTATCGAGAAGCTAAAGAGGCATTAGAAAAAGCAAATGGTGATGTTTTAGAAGCAGTTGTTAAATTAGAAGAAGAGCATTTAAAGCATAAGAAAGAGTTTCAGGTAGCTGGTAATAGATTAATTGAAAAGATAAAAGAACTGATCAAAAAAGGCAATGTAACCAAGATTCAGGTTAAGAAGGAGGAGCAAGTTGTTTTTAGCCTCCCGGTCACTGTTGGAGTGATAGGAACAGTCTTTTATCCTCCACTGGCTGTTTTAGGATTAGCTGCTACCTTAGTAGGTCAATATACTCTAGAAGTAGAGTATAAAGAAGCAACAGAAGAATAA
- a CDS encoding pyruvate, water dikinase regulatory protein, with translation MLSSTNDKDLTVFIVSDSIGETAETVVSAVASQFGTDQIELKKFTNVTSIAKLSEIISRAKDRKVIIAYTIVLPELCEYLEETAQTAGIPTIDIIGPIMSKFSELLGQKPELEPGLNRKLDQEYFERISCIDYAIRCDDGKDLRKLEEADVVIIGVSRTSKTPLSMYLAHQGYKAANIPLVPEVNVPQELYDLPSKKLIGLTIDPTILRNIREERLHSMKFKKQADYATTDRILEELDFAEEIMKSLGCMIINVTNKSIEETANRILSERSDL, from the coding sequence TTGTTAAGTTCAACAAATGATAAGGATTTAACCGTATTTATTGTATCAGACTCCATTGGCGAAACAGCTGAAACAGTTGTTAGTGCTGTAGCCAGTCAATTTGGTACTGACCAAATTGAACTTAAAAAATTTACTAATGTAACTAGTATAGCAAAGTTATCGGAGATAATTAGTCGAGCTAAGGATAGAAAGGTAATTATAGCCTATACTATAGTTTTACCTGAATTATGTGAGTATCTAGAAGAAACAGCTCAAACAGCTGGAATTCCTACTATAGATATTATAGGACCAATTATGTCTAAATTTTCAGAGTTATTGGGACAAAAACCTGAGTTAGAACCAGGGTTAAATCGTAAACTTGATCAGGAATACTTTGAACGAATTTCTTGTATTGATTATGCTATCAGATGTGATGATGGAAAAGACTTAAGAAAGTTAGAGGAAGCGGATGTAGTAATTATTGGTGTTTCTAGAACGTCAAAGACGCCATTAAGTATGTACTTGGCTCATCAAGGTTATAAAGCTGCTAATATACCGTTAGTTCCTGAAGTAAATGTTCCTCAGGAGTTATATGATTTACCATCTAAAAAGTTAATTGGATTAACAATTGATCCTACTATCTTGCGAAATATAAGGGAAGAAAGACTTCATTCCATGAAATTTAAAAAACAGGCTGATTATGCTACTACAGACAGAATACTTGAGGAATTGGACTTTGCTGAAGAAATTATGAAGAGTTTAGGCTGTATGATTATCAATGTGACTAATAAGTCAATTGAAGAGACGGCTAATAGGATATTATCTGAGAGGAGTGATTTATAA
- the glpX gene encoding class II fructose-bisphosphatase translates to MERELALEFVRVTEAAALAAAPWMGKGDKEAADQAAVDAMRATFETVNIKGTVVIGEGEKDEAPMLYIGEEIGGDESPELDIAVDPVEGTTLVAKGLPNSLAVVAAAKKGNLLNAPDMYMKKIAVGPEAKGAIDIEATPTENLKAIAKAKGQEVSDLTVILLDRPRHEEIIKEVREAGARIKMISDGDVAGGIATALPHTGVDMLIGIGGAPEGVLAAAALKCLGGEMQAQLHPRNETEAQRTLDMSNIESIEKILTTDDLVKGDNVMFSVTGITNGELLRGVQYNGQKSETHSIVMRSKTGTIRTVKAEHKIKQKPSYFKDEVIKF, encoded by the coding sequence ATGGAAAGAGAATTAGCGTTAGAATTTGTGAGAGTAACAGAAGCAGCAGCTTTAGCTGCAGCGCCCTGGATGGGTAAAGGAGATAAGGAAGCTGCTGACCAAGCTGCAGTTGATGCTATGCGAGCTACTTTTGAAACGGTTAATATTAAAGGAACAGTAGTTATTGGTGAAGGAGAAAAGGACGAAGCACCGATGTTGTATATTGGGGAAGAAATTGGTGGTGATGAATCTCCGGAATTAGATATAGCTGTTGATCCAGTTGAAGGTACTACTTTAGTAGCTAAAGGCCTGCCAAACTCTTTGGCAGTAGTAGCTGCTGCTAAAAAAGGTAACTTACTTAATGCACCAGATATGTATATGAAGAAGATAGCAGTAGGTCCAGAAGCTAAAGGAGCTATAGATATAGAAGCTACTCCTACAGAAAACTTAAAAGCTATTGCTAAAGCTAAAGGACAGGAGGTTTCTGATCTAACAGTAATTTTACTTGATCGTCCTCGTCATGAAGAGATAATTAAAGAGGTTAGAGAAGCAGGAGCTAGAATTAAGATGATTAGTGATGGAGATGTAGCTGGAGGAATAGCTACTGCTTTACCGCATACAGGTGTAGATATGTTAATTGGAATTGGCGGAGCTCCTGAGGGAGTATTAGCTGCCGCAGCTTTAAAGTGCTTAGGGGGAGAAATGCAGGCCCAATTACATCCACGTAATGAGACTGAGGCTCAAAGAACTCTTGATATGAGTAATATAGAGAGTATTGAAAAGATACTTACAACTGATGATTTAGTGAAGGGAGACAACGTAATGTTTTCTGTTACTGGTATTACTAACGGAGAACTATTACGTGGAGTTCAGTACAACGGTCAAAAATCTGAGACTCATTCAATCGTAATGAGGAGTAAAACTGGAACAATTAGAACAGTTAAAGCAGAACATAAGATTAAGCAGAAGCCATCTTATTTTAAAGATGAAGTTATTAAATTTTAA
- a CDS encoding CBS domain-containing protein, producing the protein MYHINEDWGGVEINFSDRQKRIIEIVKNNEPIPSKKIASKLDVTRSALRSDLSVLTMANILEAKPRVGYFYLQDSSYLTEINKLYTTKVNEIKSVPVVVTEKTSVYDAITTLFLEDVGSLFVVDEEDKKLIGVLSRKDLLKITLGDTDVSQIPVSVTMTRMPNIVTIRADDNVIQAAKRLINHEIDALPVVENFIDESGNPIKDNLKIIGRVSKTNITRVLADLGLEM; encoded by the coding sequence ATGTATCATATAAATGAAGATTGGGGAGGGGTTGAGATTAATTTTAGTGACCGTCAAAAAAGAATAATTGAGATTGTAAAAAATAATGAACCGATTCCAAGTAAAAAAATAGCCAGCAAACTAGATGTAACTCGCAGTGCCCTTCGTTCTGATCTGTCTGTATTGACAATGGCTAATATACTAGAGGCTAAACCGCGAGTAGGATACTTTTATTTGCAGGATAGTTCTTATTTAACAGAGATTAATAAATTATATACTACAAAAGTCAATGAAATTAAGTCAGTACCAGTTGTAGTTACAGAGAAGACATCAGTTTATGATGCAATTACAACCCTCTTTTTAGAAGATGTAGGTTCTTTATTTGTAGTTGACGAAGAAGATAAGAAATTAATTGGGGTTTTATCTCGAAAGGATTTATTAAAAATTACTCTCGGAGATACTGATGTTAGTCAAATACCTGTTAGTGTAACTATGACTAGAATGCCTAACATAGTTACTATTCGAGCCGATGATAATGTTATTCAAGCAGCTAAACGATTAATTAATCATGAAATAGATGCTTTGCCAGTTGTTGAAAATTTTATTGATGAATCTGGAAATCCAATAAAAGATAATCTAAAGATAATCGGTAGAGTAAGCAAAACTAATATTACTAGAGTCTTAGCCGATTTAGGATTAGAAATGTAG
- the glyQ gene encoding glycine--tRNA ligase subunit alpha — MNFQDMIHALNEFWAEQKCIIKQPYDIEVGAGTMNPATTLRALGPEEWNVAYVEPCRRPADGRYGENPNRLQHYYQYQVIMKPSPQEIQEIYLDSLKALGIDPNKHDIRFVEDNWESPTLGAWGLGWEVWLDGMEITQFTYFQQVGGFDVKPVSVEITYGLERIAVYLQEVDSVFDIEWVDDISYGNVHHQGEVEHSTYNFEVADIDRLLTFFNLYEEEAKQAIEADLVLPAYDYVLKCSHTFNLLDARGAISVTERTSYIKRVRDLANLCAEAYLEQREELGYPLMKEGRNDNE, encoded by the coding sequence ATGAATTTTCAGGATATGATTCATGCTTTGAATGAATTTTGGGCTGAACAGAAATGTATTATCAAACAGCCTTATGATATTGAAGTAGGAGCAGGAACAATGAATCCAGCTACTACATTGCGAGCTTTGGGGCCAGAAGAATGGAATGTAGCTTATGTAGAGCCTTGTCGTCGTCCCGCTGATGGACGTTACGGCGAAAATCCTAATCGATTGCAGCATTATTATCAATATCAGGTGATTATGAAGCCATCGCCACAGGAAATTCAAGAGATTTACTTAGATAGTTTAAAAGCTTTAGGGATTGATCCTAATAAACATGATATTCGCTTTGTAGAGGATAATTGGGAATCGCCTACTTTAGGTGCCTGGGGTTTAGGTTGGGAAGTTTGGCTAGATGGAATGGAGATTACACAGTTTACATATTTTCAGCAGGTAGGAGGTTTTGATGTTAAGCCGGTATCTGTTGAAATTACTTATGGTTTAGAGCGGATTGCTGTTTATCTGCAGGAAGTAGACAGTGTTTTTGATATTGAATGGGTAGATGATATTAGCTATGGAAATGTTCATCATCAAGGAGAAGTAGAACATTCTACTTATAATTTTGAAGTAGCAGACATTGATCGGTTATTAACCTTCTTCAATCTTTATGAAGAAGAAGCTAAGCAAGCTATAGAAGCTGATTTGGTTCTACCAGCTTATGATTATGTATTGAAATGCTCACATACATTTAACTTGTTGGATGCCAGAGGAGCAATTAGTGTAACAGAAAGAACTAGTTATATCAAAAGAGTAAGAGATCTTGCTAATTTATGTGCTGAAGCTTATTTAGAACAGAGAGAAGAATTAGGATATCCGTTAATGAAGGAAGGGAGGAATGACAATGAGTAA